From one Paractinoplanes brasiliensis genomic stretch:
- a CDS encoding MarR family winged helix-turn-helix transcriptional regulator, whose amino-acid sequence MENIGAERLRTLRTRLLSLAAMRSDRRVNEELARAGARKWHFAVLVTLDEFGPASQAQLSDRTGIHRSDLVSVVTELHDRGQVVRGPDPADRRRNLVELTPDGRRQLRRLDAILTTVDDEVFAPLNAGQRDQLTHLLTLLLTAPG is encoded by the coding sequence GTGGAGAACATCGGGGCTGAGCGACTGCGCACGCTGCGCACGCGCTTGCTGTCGCTGGCGGCGATGCGCTCCGACCGGCGGGTCAACGAGGAACTGGCCCGAGCCGGCGCCCGGAAATGGCACTTCGCCGTGCTGGTCACGCTCGACGAGTTCGGCCCGGCAAGCCAGGCCCAGCTCAGCGACCGCACCGGCATCCATCGCAGCGATCTCGTCTCGGTTGTCACCGAGCTGCACGACCGCGGGCAGGTTGTGCGCGGCCCCGACCCGGCCGACCGCCGCCGCAACCTGGTCGAGCTCACGCCGGACGGCCGCCGTCAGCTCCGCCGGCTCGACGCGATCCTGACCACGGTGGACGACGAGGTGTTCGCGCCGTTGAACGCCGGGCAACGCGACCAGCTCACCCACCTGCTGACCCTGCTCCTGACCGCCCCCGGATGA
- a CDS encoding MarR family transcriptional regulator, translated as MTSIPFGPQLIGRTEKALNALLDRELAGTGLSEPQWVALTLTVTADGPREAELVARIAGALRVGEAREHLAALAAAGMVVTADDLTVRPTERGMALWTSVRAATGRIADALWNDLPDADREVAARVLNTVLTRAGAALEAV; from the coding sequence ATGACGTCGATCCCGTTCGGGCCGCAGTTGATCGGCCGCACCGAGAAGGCCTTGAACGCGCTGTTGGACCGTGAGCTGGCCGGCACGGGTCTGAGTGAGCCGCAGTGGGTGGCGCTGACCCTGACCGTCACGGCCGACGGGCCCCGGGAGGCCGAGCTGGTGGCCCGCATCGCCGGGGCCTTGCGGGTGGGAGAGGCCCGCGAGCATCTCGCAGCCCTGGCGGCGGCCGGGATGGTCGTCACCGCGGACGATCTCACCGTGCGGCCCACCGAGCGAGGGATGGCACTGTGGACGTCGGTGCGGGCCGCGACCGGCCGCATCGCCGACGCGCTGTGGAACGACCTGCCCGACGCCGACCGTGAGGTGGCCGCGCGCGTGCTCAACACGGTGCTGACGCGGGCCGGGGCAGCCCTGGAGGCCGTTTGA
- a CDS encoding DMT family transporter, producing the protein MTSHRVPGAAVAAASVTVVFWASAFVGIRAAAPHFSPGSLALGRLLSGSVVLLLFLAVRRQGLPPRAAWPGIAVSGVLWFGLYMVSLNWGEELVDAGTAAMVVNVGPALMALLAGWLLNEGFPPRLLAGIAVSFAGTVVVGLSMSGGGRASVLGVLLCLVAAITYASGVVAQKPALRHASALQATTFGCLIGAVACLPFAGRLVSDVADAPLSATLNVIYLGVFPTAVAFTTWAYALARTTAGKMGSTTYAVPVVVILLSWLILDEVPGLLALAGGALCLAGVAVSRSRPRKPAQRPLTRSHQ; encoded by the coding sequence ATGACTTCTCACCGTGTGCCGGGCGCTGCCGTTGCCGCCGCATCCGTCACGGTCGTGTTCTGGGCCTCGGCGTTCGTCGGGATCCGGGCCGCGGCCCCGCACTTCTCGCCCGGCTCCCTCGCGCTCGGCCGGCTCCTGTCCGGCTCCGTGGTGCTGTTGCTGTTCTTGGCCGTACGCCGTCAGGGCCTGCCCCCGAGGGCCGCGTGGCCCGGCATCGCCGTCTCCGGCGTGCTCTGGTTCGGGCTGTACATGGTGTCGCTGAACTGGGGCGAGGAACTGGTCGACGCGGGCACCGCCGCGATGGTCGTCAACGTCGGACCGGCACTGATGGCCCTGCTCGCCGGCTGGTTGCTCAACGAGGGCTTCCCACCACGACTGCTCGCCGGCATCGCGGTGTCGTTCGCCGGTACGGTCGTGGTCGGCCTGTCGATGTCCGGTGGTGGCCGGGCCTCCGTGCTGGGCGTGCTGCTGTGCCTGGTCGCCGCCATCACGTACGCCTCCGGGGTCGTCGCCCAGAAGCCGGCCCTGCGGCACGCGTCCGCCCTGCAGGCCACCACGTTCGGCTGCCTGATCGGGGCGGTCGCGTGCCTGCCGTTCGCCGGCCGGCTCGTGTCCGACGTCGCCGACGCACCCCTGTCGGCCACCTTGAACGTGATCTACCTGGGCGTCTTCCCGACGGCGGTGGCGTTCACGACCTGGGCGTACGCGCTGGCGCGCACCACGGCGGGCAAGATGGGCTCCACCACGTACGCGGTCCCGGTGGTCGTGATTCTGTTGTCGTGGCTGATCCTCGACGAGGTGCCGGGCCTCCTCGCCCTCGCCGGCGGGGCGCTGTGCCTCGCCGGCGTGGCCGTGTCCCGCAGCCGGCCACGGAAGCCGGCACAGCGGCCTCTCACGAGGTCGCACCAGTGA
- a CDS encoding MarR family winged helix-turn-helix transcriptional regulator, with translation MDTRWLDNKQKATWVRLAAVLELLPATLDSQLRRDAQLTHFDYFVLAMLSEAPGRTLRMTALAEHTTATLARLSHVVQRLETRGLVERFPCPEDKRATNARLTGAGWKKVQEAAPGHVATVRENVIDALSPEQVEQLAGIADAILHRIDPERARAAVYERYDDAGPDRDQRP, from the coding sequence GTGGACACGCGATGGCTCGACAACAAGCAGAAGGCGACCTGGGTACGCCTGGCCGCCGTGCTCGAACTTCTGCCGGCCACCCTGGATTCGCAGCTACGGCGCGACGCCCAGCTCACGCACTTCGACTACTTCGTGCTCGCGATGCTCAGCGAGGCGCCCGGCCGCACGCTGCGCATGACGGCGCTGGCCGAGCACACCACGGCGACGCTGGCCCGGCTGTCGCACGTCGTGCAGCGGCTCGAGACGCGCGGCCTGGTCGAGCGTTTCCCCTGCCCCGAGGACAAGCGAGCCACCAACGCGCGGCTGACCGGGGCGGGCTGGAAGAAGGTGCAGGAGGCAGCGCCGGGCCACGTGGCGACCGTACGGGAAAATGTCATCGACGCCCTCAGCCCCGAGCAGGTCGAGCAACTGGCCGGCATCGCCGACGCGATCCTGCACCGCATCGACCCGGAACGCGCTCGGGCCGCGGTCTACGAACGCTACGACGACGCCGGCCCCGACCGCGACCAGCGGCCGTAG
- a CDS encoding NADPH-dependent F420 reductase, with amino-acid sequence MANISILGTGNMGQAIGGLVAKGGHTVQQLNTSNADQPVTGDIVILAVPHAALTDIVATRREQLTGKVVVDITNPVDFATFDDLTVPADGSAAAELARELPGSKVVKAFNTNFAGTLATGSVGTETTAVLIAGDDADAKAAVADVVTAAGLRAVDAGSLKRARELEALAFLQISLAAGEKLSWTGGFAAVA; translated from the coding sequence ATGGCGAACATCAGCATCCTCGGCACCGGCAACATGGGCCAGGCCATCGGCGGTCTTGTCGCCAAGGGCGGCCACACCGTGCAGCAGCTCAACACCTCGAACGCCGACCAGCCCGTCACGGGCGACATCGTCATCCTCGCCGTGCCGCACGCCGCGCTGACCGACATCGTCGCCACCCGCCGGGAACAGCTCACCGGCAAGGTCGTCGTCGACATCACCAACCCCGTCGACTTCGCCACCTTCGACGACCTGACCGTCCCCGCCGACGGGTCCGCCGCCGCCGAACTCGCCCGCGAGCTGCCCGGGAGCAAGGTCGTCAAGGCCTTCAACACCAACTTCGCCGGTACGCTGGCCACCGGCTCGGTGGGTACGGAAACCACCGCCGTCCTGATCGCCGGTGACGACGCCGACGCGAAGGCAGCCGTCGCCGACGTCGTCACCGCGGCCGGCTTGCGCGCCGTCGACGCCGGCTCGCTCAAGCGGGCCCGCGAACTGGAGGCCCTGGCCTTCCTGCAGATCAGCCTGGCCGCCGGCGAGAAGCTGTCCTGGACCGGCGGCTTCGCGGCCGTCGCCTGA
- a CDS encoding response regulator transcription factor, which yields MEIIRTLIVDDHAAFREGLRALLETSDDIVVADEAASGEQALALAPAVQPDVVLLDLAMPGMGGIAATERLVRDMPHVRVLVLSMADDDDSVFAAMRAGARGYVLKGARKAELLRAVRSVAAGEAIFGAALAVRLMGYFAGPRARDQAFPELSDRERQILGLVAQHLTNPQIAERLGLNQKTVRNHVSSVFTKLRVADRAEAIMRAREAGL from the coding sequence GTGGAGATCATCCGCACGTTGATCGTGGACGACCACGCGGCGTTCCGGGAAGGGCTGCGCGCGCTGCTCGAGACGTCGGACGACATCGTGGTGGCGGACGAGGCAGCCAGCGGCGAGCAGGCCCTCGCGCTCGCGCCCGCTGTGCAACCCGACGTCGTGCTGCTCGACCTGGCCATGCCCGGCATGGGCGGAATCGCCGCGACCGAGCGGCTGGTGCGCGACATGCCGCACGTCCGGGTGCTGGTGCTGAGCATGGCCGACGACGACGATTCGGTCTTCGCCGCGATGCGGGCCGGGGCACGCGGCTACGTGCTCAAGGGCGCGCGCAAGGCCGAACTGCTGCGTGCGGTGCGCTCGGTGGCTGCGGGCGAGGCCATTTTCGGGGCCGCTTTGGCCGTACGCCTGATGGGGTACTTCGCCGGCCCCCGCGCCCGCGACCAGGCGTTCCCCGAGCTCAGCGACCGGGAGCGCCAGATCCTCGGCCTGGTGGCGCAGCATCTGACCAACCCGCAGATCGCCGAGCGGCTGGGCCTCAACCAGAAGACCGTACGCAACCACGTCTCCAGCGTCTTCACCAAGCTGCGGGTCGCCGACCGGGCCGAAGCCATCATGCGAGCCCGCGAGGCCGGACTCTGA